A section of the Oncorhynchus nerka isolate Pitt River linkage group LG3, Oner_Uvic_2.0, whole genome shotgun sequence genome encodes:
- the LOC115116566 gene encoding probable ribonuclease ZC3H12C, protein MGLKDHLEDETGHILNLGLDLDYLHVEGTDRQASLSATVGTHSGALEGDETEVGGTHSSVSSSSISSSSSCSNSSEESAASDSEDERGVQHGSGSDAQTTHPHPCHPAGQGPAQSPHSRDPKHSTNPFTEYRSKMEFALKLGYSEELVLLVVRKLGPDALINDILGELVKLGTKSEMDQAGGSATHSPSSSSLSSSSLDSCRLDCSSQLLLDDKENIRPVVVDGSNVAMSHGNKEVFSCHGIQLAVDWFLERGHRDITVFVPAWRKEQSRPDTLITDQEILRHLEKDKILVFTPSRRVQGRRVVCYDDRFIVKLAYESDGIIVSNDNYRDLANEKPEWKKFIDERLLMYTFVNDKFMPPDDPLGRHGPSLENFLRKRPVIPEHRKQQCPYGKKCTYGHKCKFLHPERGSQPQRAVADELRAKNSSSSSTSSSKMVGEALMVKSHSMSSSSRVDGMPDAHQALPKRQSDPSLCVPSYNDLLEERLGRRTKAEAHRGSSSSSSSSSSLLASAPGGPPSSHGFSLQDWGNTSSRAPGLSGLGHSKSYSTCESPELNYHSLMGAYSSLSLVVPRSPDRLFPSDLRMGSMVSDCSSEGSVSSDSFSPDPLLDDSLKCHYPHPHHHHHHCPSCYPHHPNHPPPGFTQHPHGGSHHGYPLAQSSLEDPPSSLHHFKAQLSYLPPHIQQPSVGSHSGCSGNYPPQPLSQTSSPHSHSHSSPLGHNLGGSTWQDNNSLYKQSPVHPRRIYPEPGQEQRLARWDPHYKHPPQACYEPFTFQSLPEGRKQPWHSPWPRGTHSPHPQSLSSSHLPPLTHHSTAPQHQEPPALGRYQNVRENVFVNLCNIFPPELVRVVMVRNPHVMDAQQLAAAILAEKSQAGY, encoded by the exons ATGGGCCTGAAGGACCATCTGGAGGATGAAACAGGCCACATCCTCAACCTGGGGCTGGATTTGGACTACCTCCACGTGGAAGGCACCGACCGCCAGGCCAGCTTGAGTGCCACAGTTGGCACCCACTCAGGAGCCTTGGAGGGGGACGAGACGGAGGTAGGAGGCACCCATAGCAGTGTCAGTAGTAGCagcatcagcagtagtagtagttgtagtaactCCTCTGAAGAGAGTGCTGCGTCGGACAGCGAGGATGAGCGAGGGGTCCAACATGGCTCTGGTTCTGACGCTCagaccacccacccacacccctgTCACCCAGCTGGGCAGGGCCCGGCACAGAGCCCCCATTCTAGAGACCCAAAACACTCCACCAACCCCTTCACAGAGTATCGCTCCAAGATGGAGTTTGCCCTGAAGCTGGGCTACTCTGAGGAGCTGGTTCTGCTGGTTGTGCGGAAGCTAGGGCCCGACGCCCTCATCAATGACATACTGGGAGAACTGGTCAAACTGGGCACCAAGTCAGAAATGGATCAGGCTGGGGGATCAGCCACccactcaccctcctcctcctccttatcctcctcctctctggacTCCTGCAGGCTGGACTGCTCCTCCCAGCTGCTGTTGGATGACAAGGAGAACATCAGGCCTGTGGTGGTAGATGGGAGTAATGTAGCCATGAG CCATGGGAATAAGGAAGTGTTCTCCTGTCACGGCATCCAGCTGGCAGTTGATTGGTTCCTTGAGCGAGGTCACCGTGACATCACTGTGTTTGTGCCCGCCTGGAGAAAGGAACAGTCCAGACCGGACACCCTTATCACAG acCAGGAGATATTGCGGCATCTGGAGAAAGACAAGATCCTTGTGTTCACTCCCTCTCGTCGGGTCCAGGGCCGCCGGGTGGTCTGCTACGACGACCGCTTCATCGTCAAGCTGGCCTACGAGTCTGACGGCATAATCGTCTCTAACGACAACTACCGGGACCTGGCCAATGAGAAGCCAGAGTGGAAGAAGTTCATTGACGAGCGGTTGCTCATGTATACGTTCGTCAATGACAA GTTCATGCCTCCTGATGATCCTCTGGGTCGCCATGGTCCCAGTCTGGAGAACTTCCTGAGGAAGAGACCAGTTATCCCAGAACACAGGAAGCAGCAATGTCCCTATG GGAAGAAGTGCACTTACGGCCACAAGTGTAAGTTCCTCCACCCTGAGAGAGGCAGTCAGCCCCAACGCGCTGTGGCCGACGAGCTGCGTGCCAAGaactcctcttcatcctctacgTCTTCCTCCAAAATGGTGGGCGAGGCTCTGATGGTGAAGAGTCACAGCATGTCCAGCAGCTCCAGGGTAGACGGGATGCCAGACGCCCACCAAGCTCTCCCAAAGAGACAGTCGGACCCCAGCCTTTGCGTCCCCTCCTACAACGACCTCCTGGAAGAGCGTCTGGGCAGGAGGACTAAAGCAGAGGCCCACAGagggagtagcagcagcagtagcagcagcagcagcctcctgGCTTCTGCTCCTGGGGGACCTCCTTCCAGCCACGGCTTCTCTCTTCAGGACTGGGGGAACACCTCCTCCAGAGCTCCAGGGCTGTCGGGGCTTGGTCACTCAAAGTCATACTCCACCTGTGAATCCCCAGAGCTAAACTACCACTCCCTGATGGGGGCTTACTCCAGCCTAAGCCTGGTAGTGCCGCGGAGCCCCGATCGGCTGTTCCCATCTGACCTACGGATGGGCTCAATGGTGTCTGACTGCAGCAGCGAGGGCAGCGTGAGCTCAGACTCCTTCTCCCCTGATCCCCTGCTGGATGACAGCCTCAAGtgccactatccccacccccatcaccaccaccatcactgccCTAGCTGCTACCCACATCACCCCAACCACCCACCCCCTGGTTTTACCCAGCACCCCCATGGAGGCTCCCACCATGGATACCCTCTAGCTCAGAGCAGCCTGGaggatcctccctcctccctccaccacttcaAGGCCCAGCTCTCCTACCTTCCTCCCCATATTCAGCAACCGTCTGTGGGGAGCCACTCTGGCTGTTCTGGGAACTACCCTCCCCAACCTCTATCCCAGACCTCAAGCCCCCATTCCCACTCTCACAGCTCTCCTCTGGGGCATAACCTGGGGGGCTCCACCTGGCAGGACAACAACAGCCTCTACAAGCAATCCCCTGTCCACCCAAGGAGGATCTACCCTGAGCCAGGACAGGAGCAGCGACTGGCCAGATGGGACCCCCACTACAAGCATCCCCCCCAGGCCTGCTACGAGCCTTTCACTTTCCAGTCCCTGCCTGAGGGCCGCAAACAACCCTGGCACTCGCCCTGGCCCAGGGGGACACACTCTCCCCATCCTCAATCCCTTTCCTCCTCCCATCTTCCACCTCTTACCCACCACTCTACGGCCCCCCAGCACCAGGAGCCCCCTGCCCTGGGCAGATACCAGAACGTCAGGGAGAATGTGTTTGTCAACCTGTGTAACATCTTCCCCCCAGAGCTGGTgagggtggtgatggtgaggaACCCCCATGTGATGGACGCCCAGCAGCTGGCTGCAGCCATCCTGGCTGAGAAGTCCCAGGCTGGCTACTGA